One window of Cryobacterium arcticum genomic DNA carries:
- a CDS encoding type II secretion system F family protein, which yields MTRRAAAANPIDEVARIAERLAVLLAAGVSPVSAWDYLVPPAGVDPPQRPSRGILMLRALGRRTAPRHGPPGRTPVGRFGRWLGRAPVDAGSRAVLLAAARAAHAGESVSEAIAHEARQLPTQPADAWRALAAAWEVATQAGAPLAGCLRDLAGAFRDLGQLHRDLAVALTGPRATARMVLVLPLVALLFGALLGFDTVHTLFFTGPGLGCLAAGLLLMLGASRWNRALVATAGAQLTAPGLELDLTAIGMAGGGSIDRARDMARQSAERFGLRPVHTEIAADTVIERVLELSARAGIPAGELLRSEADQARRDARSAGRQRGESLGVALMIPLGVCVLPAFMLVGVAPLLLSVLSSTLTGF from the coding sequence ATGACCAGGCGTGCGGCGGCGGCCAACCCGATCGATGAGGTCGCCCGGATCGCCGAACGCCTGGCCGTGCTGCTCGCGGCCGGAGTCTCGCCGGTCTCCGCCTGGGACTACCTCGTGCCACCTGCCGGCGTCGACCCGCCGCAGCGGCCGTCCCGCGGCATCCTGATGCTCCGCGCCCTCGGCCGCAGAACCGCGCCCCGCCACGGGCCACCCGGCCGCACACCCGTCGGGCGGTTTGGCCGGTGGTTGGGCCGGGCGCCGGTCGACGCCGGCTCCCGCGCCGTGCTGCTGGCCGCCGCGCGGGCGGCGCACGCCGGCGAGAGCGTGTCCGAGGCGATCGCCCACGAGGCGCGGCAACTGCCCACCCAGCCGGCGGATGCCTGGCGGGCGCTCGCCGCCGCCTGGGAGGTCGCGACGCAGGCCGGTGCCCCCTTGGCCGGCTGTCTGCGCGACCTGGCCGGCGCGTTCCGTGACCTGGGCCAGCTGCACCGCGACCTGGCGGTGGCGTTGACCGGACCCCGGGCCACCGCCCGGATGGTGCTGGTGCTGCCGCTGGTAGCGCTGCTGTTCGGCGCGCTGCTGGGCTTCGACACCGTGCACACTCTGTTCTTCACCGGCCCGGGCCTGGGGTGCCTTGCCGCGGGCTTGCTGCTCATGCTGGGTGCGTCCCGGTGGAACCGGGCTCTCGTCGCAACGGCCGGGGCCCAATTGACGGCTCCCGGCCTTGAGCTGGACCTCACCGCCATCGGGATGGCCGGAGGAGGCTCCATCGACCGGGCGCGCGATATGGCACGGCAGAGCGCCGAACGGTTCGGTCTTCGCCCGGTTCACACGGAGATCGCGGCCGACACGGTGATCGAGCGGGTGCTCGAACTTTCGGCGAGAGCGGGCATCCCGGCCGGTGAACTGCTGCGCAGCGAGGCCGACCAGGCCCGCCGGGATGCCCGCAGCGCCGGCCGGCAGCGCGGCGAATCGCTCGGCGTCGCCCTGATGATCCCGCTCGGGGTGTGCGTGCTGCCGGCCTTCATGCTCGTGGGCGTGGCGCCGCTCCTGCTCAGTGTGCTCTCCTCCACACTCACCGGCTTTTAG
- a CDS encoding DUF2255 family protein yields the protein MSDMTRRWSAEELELVDRAAELQIASRRADRSIRPFVTVWMVRVGADVYVRSGAGYGGVSRWLPRARDAGRGLVRIEDHVSPAVFSSVHPDDPVHDEIDGAYVRKYGGSFGMTNPATRAHTLLITPSPDASGGLAAQ from the coding sequence ATGAGCGACATGACCCGACGGTGGTCGGCCGAAGAGTTAGAGCTCGTCGACCGTGCGGCCGAGCTGCAGATCGCCTCCCGGCGTGCGGACCGCAGCATCCGCCCATTCGTGACCGTGTGGATGGTGCGGGTCGGTGCCGACGTGTACGTACGGTCCGGAGCGGGGTATGGCGGCGTGAGCAGATGGCTGCCCCGGGCACGGGATGCCGGGCGCGGGCTCGTGCGCATCGAGGACCACGTGTCGCCGGCAGTCTTCTCGTCTGTGCACCCCGACGACCCCGTGCACGACGAGATCGACGGAGCCTATGTACGCAAGTACGGGGGCAGCTTCGGCATGACCAACCCGGCCACCCGCGCCCACACGCTACTCATCACTCCCTCCCCCGACGCATCGGGCGGCCTCGCTGCGCAGTAG
- a CDS encoding DUF4244 domain-containing protein, protein MRTVRSNTRRALLRLKDDRGAATAEYIVATMAAVGFAGLLIVILRGDEVRGILTELVRSALTVG, encoded by the coding sequence ATCCGCACGGTTCGCTCCAACACCCGCAGGGCGCTCCTGCGTCTCAAGGACGATCGCGGGGCCGCCACGGCGGAGTACATTGTCGCCACCATGGCAGCGGTGGGATTCGCCGGGCTGTTGATCGTCATTCTGCGCGGCGACGAGGTGCGCGGCATCCTCACCGAGTTGGTGCGCAGTGCGCTCACGGTGGGGTGA
- a CDS encoding TadE family type IV pilus minor pilin, translating to MRSRWGDAQRGSVTAEFAALLPAVLLLLGCCLGAVQVVGQQVRLADAAGSAARLLARGEGSGAAAGLVSGLGLNATLTVQHQGEFVCAQLRAVSAFGPFAAVGLTFGARSCALAGGP from the coding sequence GTGCGCTCACGGTGGGGTGACGCGCAGCGGGGCAGTGTCACGGCCGAGTTCGCCGCGCTGCTGCCGGCCGTGCTGCTCCTGCTGGGCTGTTGCCTGGGCGCGGTGCAGGTGGTTGGCCAGCAGGTGCGGCTGGCGGATGCCGCAGGGTCGGCGGCCCGGCTGCTCGCCCGAGGGGAGGGATCTGGTGCGGCGGCGGGGCTGGTGTCGGGTCTCGGCCTGAACGCTACCCTCACTGTGCAGCATCAGGGCGAGTTCGTCTGCGCCCAGCTCCGCGCCGTGAGCGCCTTCGGCCCGTTCGCCGCCGTGGGGCTCACCTTCGGGGCGCGCTCCTGCGCTCTGGCGGGCGGCCCGTGA
- a CDS encoding Rv3654c family TadE-like protein, which translates to MTTPVRQPREHGSGSVLAVAVVGAIAAVTLLLLPILGLLTIGQTVRAAADASALAGADTAAGLVPGVPCELAQRAADLNSARLVACTVDGLVVTVTVTRNAGGFVLSTRARAGPPAEPD; encoded by the coding sequence GTGACCACGCCGGTGCGGCAGCCACGGGAGCACGGCTCGGGTTCGGTGCTCGCCGTGGCCGTGGTGGGAGCGATCGCGGCGGTGACGCTGCTCCTCCTGCCGATTCTCGGCCTGCTCACGATCGGCCAGACGGTGCGCGCCGCGGCCGACGCATCCGCGCTCGCCGGGGCGGACACGGCGGCCGGGCTGGTGCCGGGGGTGCCCTGCGAGTTGGCGCAGCGGGCGGCCGACCTCAATTCGGCGCGACTGGTGGCCTGCACGGTCGACGGCCTGGTGGTCACCGTCACGGTGACCAGGAACGCCGGCGGCTTCGTGCTGTCGACCCGGGCGAGAGCCGGGCCTCCCGCCGAGCCCGATTAG
- the topA gene encoding type I DNA topoisomerase — protein MPGTKKLVIVESPTKMKSIAAYLGDGYEVLSSVGHIRDLIEPKNLPPELKKGPLGKFSVDVDNGFEPYYVVSDAKKKTVSDLKRALKNADELLLATDEDREGEAIAWHLLQVLQPKVPVKRMVFHEITKDAIIAATNNTRDLDTALVDAQETRRILDRIYGYEISPVLWRKVGPGLSAGRVQSAATRLVVDRERERLAFVSAGYWDLLAQLAPGASTENGFQAKLVRLGGERIATGSDFDDTGKLKPKVVAATLDEASALALADALKVPGVPITVTKVASKPYRRSPAAPFTTSTLQQEAARKLRFTARQTMSVAQSLYENGYITYMRTDSPSLSQQAITAARKQAASLYGPETVPASPRLYKGKSKNAQEAHEAIRPSGDTFRTPASLASSLRGNDFKLYDLIWKRTVASQMADATGSTASVTIAAGPTGQAAHPAASEALAEFAASGTVITFRGFMLAYEESKDEERNASTDATESKLPPLEEGQALTLVEVEAKGHETTPAARYTEASLVKKLEELGIGRPSTYASIISTITDRGYVTPRGQALVPNWIAFSVVRLLEEFFSDLVEYDFTAEMEDDLDRIAGGTADRVDWLTSFYFGSEKHRGLRQVVDNLGEIDAKSINSIHIVDDITLRIGKYGPYLEVVDPSAGPDVTPRRVNIPPDLAPDELTPAKARELVDAPVVTDRVIGVNPDNGKEIVAKDGRFGPYVTELEPPADTDGPGETVDPLTGEVTQLADATVTAAASAAGAKPKRKAPAKKAAAAVKPRTASLFKSMDLATVDLDTALALLNLPRVVGIDPETQTEILAQNGKFGPYLKKGVDTRSLTSEDQIFEIDLAGAIDLYNQPKYGARRASSALKDFEEPDPESGKAIKIKDGRFGAYVTDGITNATIPKAESVEEVDYERAVQLLADKRAKGPAVKKAPAKKAAPKKAPAKKAAVKKAPAKKAGSTTTTAAKRAPAKKTGTSSATPGTAPRAERTPEQKAATAAKAAATRAATAAAKAAQASQS, from the coding sequence GTGCCAGGCACTAAGAAGCTGGTCATTGTCGAGTCGCCGACCAAGATGAAGTCGATCGCCGCCTATCTGGGCGACGGATACGAGGTTTTGTCGTCGGTCGGTCACATTCGAGACCTGATCGAGCCCAAGAATCTGCCGCCGGAGCTCAAGAAGGGCCCGCTGGGCAAGTTCTCCGTCGACGTCGACAACGGCTTCGAACCGTACTACGTGGTCTCCGACGCCAAGAAGAAGACGGTCAGCGACCTCAAACGAGCTCTGAAGAACGCCGACGAACTCCTCCTCGCAACTGATGAGGACCGCGAAGGCGAGGCCATCGCGTGGCACCTCCTCCAGGTTCTCCAGCCCAAGGTTCCGGTCAAGCGGATGGTGTTCCACGAGATCACCAAGGACGCGATCATCGCGGCCACCAACAACACCCGCGACCTCGACACCGCGCTCGTCGACGCGCAGGAAACCCGGCGCATCCTCGACCGTATCTACGGCTACGAGATCTCGCCTGTGCTCTGGCGCAAGGTGGGCCCCGGCCTGTCCGCCGGCCGGGTGCAGTCCGCCGCCACCCGCCTCGTCGTGGACCGCGAACGCGAACGCCTCGCCTTCGTCTCCGCCGGCTACTGGGACCTGTTGGCCCAGCTCGCTCCGGGCGCTTCCACGGAGAACGGCTTCCAGGCCAAGCTCGTTCGCCTCGGCGGCGAACGCATCGCCACCGGCAGCGACTTCGACGACACCGGCAAGCTCAAGCCGAAGGTCGTCGCCGCGACCCTCGACGAGGCATCCGCCCTCGCCCTCGCCGATGCCCTCAAGGTGCCCGGTGTGCCGATCACGGTCACCAAGGTGGCCTCCAAGCCCTACCGTCGCAGCCCTGCCGCGCCGTTCACCACCTCCACGCTGCAGCAGGAGGCCGCGCGGAAGCTGCGCTTCACCGCCCGGCAGACCATGAGCGTGGCCCAGTCGCTCTACGAAAACGGCTACATCACCTATATGCGTACCGACTCGCCGTCGCTGTCGCAGCAGGCGATCACCGCCGCCCGTAAGCAGGCCGCGTCGCTGTACGGTCCCGAGACCGTACCCGCGAGCCCGCGCCTCTACAAGGGCAAGAGCAAGAACGCCCAGGAGGCGCACGAGGCCATCCGCCCGTCGGGTGACACGTTCCGCACCCCGGCGTCACTGGCCAGCTCGCTGCGCGGCAACGACTTCAAGCTCTACGACCTGATCTGGAAGCGCACCGTCGCCAGCCAGATGGCGGATGCCACCGGATCGACCGCGTCGGTGACCATCGCCGCCGGGCCCACCGGTCAGGCCGCGCACCCCGCCGCGTCGGAGGCGCTCGCCGAGTTCGCCGCCAGCGGCACCGTGATCACCTTCCGCGGTTTCATGCTCGCCTACGAGGAGTCGAAGGACGAGGAACGCAACGCGTCCACCGACGCCACCGAGTCGAAGCTGCCGCCGCTGGAGGAGGGCCAGGCCCTCACCCTCGTCGAGGTGGAGGCCAAGGGCCACGAGACCACCCCGGCCGCCCGCTACACCGAGGCCAGCCTGGTGAAGAAGCTCGAAGAACTCGGCATCGGCCGCCCGTCCACGTACGCGTCGATCATCTCCACCATCACCGACCGCGGCTACGTCACCCCGCGCGGCCAGGCTCTGGTGCCCAACTGGATCGCCTTCTCCGTGGTGCGCCTGCTCGAGGAGTTCTTCTCCGATCTGGTGGAGTACGACTTCACCGCCGAGATGGAAGACGACCTCGACCGCATCGCCGGCGGCACCGCCGACCGGGTCGACTGGCTGACCAGCTTCTACTTCGGTTCCGAAAAGCACCGCGGGCTCCGTCAGGTGGTCGACAACCTCGGTGAGATCGACGCCAAGTCGATCAACTCGATCCACATCGTCGACGACATCACCCTGCGCATCGGCAAGTACGGCCCCTATCTCGAGGTCGTCGACCCGAGCGCGGGCCCGGATGTCACGCCCCGCCGGGTGAACATCCCGCCGGACCTGGCACCCGACGAACTCACCCCGGCCAAGGCCCGTGAGCTCGTCGACGCCCCGGTCGTGACCGACCGCGTCATCGGTGTGAACCCGGACAACGGCAAGGAAATCGTCGCCAAGGACGGCCGATTCGGCCCCTACGTGACCGAGCTCGAGCCGCCGGCCGACACCGACGGCCCCGGCGAGACCGTGGACCCGCTCACCGGCGAGGTCACCCAGCTGGCCGACGCCACGGTGACGGCCGCGGCATCCGCTGCCGGCGCCAAGCCCAAGCGCAAGGCCCCGGCCAAGAAGGCCGCCGCCGCGGTGAAGCCGCGCACGGCGTCGCTGTTCAAGTCGATGGACCTGGCCACGGTGGACCTCGACACCGCGCTGGCGCTGCTCAACCTGCCGCGCGTGGTGGGTATCGACCCGGAGACCCAGACCGAGATCCTCGCGCAGAACGGCAAGTTCGGCCCGTACCTGAAGAAGGGCGTCGACACCCGCTCGCTCACCAGCGAAGACCAGATCTTCGAGATCGACCTCGCTGGCGCCATCGACCTGTACAACCAGCCGAAGTACGGCGCCCGCCGTGCGTCCAGCGCGCTCAAGGACTTCGAAGAGCCCGACCCGGAGAGCGGCAAGGCCATCAAGATCAAGGACGGCCGGTTCGGCGCCTACGTCACCGATGGCATCACCAACGCCACCATCCCCAAGGCCGAGAGCGTCGAGGAGGTCGACTACGAGCGCGCCGTGCAGCTGCTCGCCGACAAGCGGGCCAAGGGCCCGGCGGTGAAGAAGGCTCCGGCCAAGAAGGCGGCCCCGAAGAAGGCTCCCGCCAAGAAGGCCGCCGTGAAGAAGGCGCCGGCGAAGAAGGCCGGCAGCACCACCACGACGGCCGCCAAGCGCGCACCCGCCAAGAAGACCGGTACCTCGTCCGCGACGCCCGGCACCGCGCCGCGCGCCGAACGCACCCCGGAGCAGAAGGCCGCCACCGCCGCGAAGGCAGCGGCCACCCGGGCGGCCACCGCGGCCGCGAAGGCGGCCCAGGCTTCGCAGTCGTGA
- the tmk gene encoding dTMP kinase — protein sequence MTPGLFITLEGGDGSGKSTQAQLLTDWLQAQGRTVVRTREPGGTEVGVEIREIVLHHRGEVSPRAEALLYAADRAQHIATLVRPALARGEIVIQDRYLDSSVAYQGAGRVLGGTEVRDLSLWAVEGLLPHLTLLLDLDETAARSRLDADNKVFDRLEAEKGEFHARVRAAFLDLAAAEPDRFLVLDAAAPIDEIAERIRARVATLL from the coding sequence GTGACGCCCGGCCTGTTCATCACCCTCGAGGGTGGCGACGGGTCGGGCAAGAGCACCCAGGCCCAGCTGCTCACCGACTGGCTCCAGGCGCAGGGGCGCACGGTCGTGCGTACCCGCGAGCCCGGCGGAACCGAGGTGGGTGTGGAGATCCGCGAGATCGTGCTGCACCACCGCGGCGAGGTCTCCCCGCGCGCCGAAGCTCTGCTCTACGCCGCCGACCGGGCCCAGCACATCGCCACGCTGGTGCGGCCGGCGCTCGCCCGCGGTGAGATCGTCATCCAGGACCGCTACCTCGACTCGTCCGTGGCCTACCAGGGTGCCGGCCGGGTGCTGGGTGGCACCGAGGTGCGCGACCTCTCGCTCTGGGCGGTCGAGGGTCTGCTTCCGCACCTGACCCTGCTGCTCGATCTCGACGAGACCGCCGCCCGCAGCCGCCTCGACGCCGACAACAAGGTCTTCGACCGGCTCGAGGCCGAGAAGGGCGAGTTTCACGCCCGGGTGCGAGCGGCCTTCCTCGACCTGGCCGCTGCGGAACCCGACCGCTTCCTGGTGCTGGATGCCGCAGCGCCGATCGACGAGATCGCGGAACGCATCCGCGCCCGCGTTGCCACCCTGCTCTAG
- a CDS encoding DNA polymerase III subunit delta', producing MAVWDDLTGQADAIAIFRAAAERPGAVATLERPDGDTDAAATADPDAARAGTASPSSTSTSASMTHAWLITGPPGSGRSNLAFAFATALLSDGTPQGDTSTGRLVDARTHPDLTVLSTEGVIIKMESVKEAVARSQYSPSVGRYRVVVVEDADRMVERTSNVLLKALEEPPERTVWILCAPSEADLLPTIRSRVRTVRLRVPSIADVATLLIRRTGVDPTIAERAAREAQSHIGMALRLATNAEARARREETLRAALGLTGVSSAVNAAARLLAIAGDDAKAITLERDATEREGVLRSLGVEPGQSVPPALRGQIKALEDDQKRRATRSLRDGIDRILVDLTSLYRDVMMVQLGRDDTLINLELLPELRRAANACAPAATVATMDAIALARQRIEANVAPALALEAMLVSMIRR from the coding sequence ATGGCAGTGTGGGACGACCTGACGGGTCAAGCAGACGCGATCGCCATCTTCCGTGCGGCAGCAGAACGCCCGGGAGCGGTCGCCACTCTGGAGCGCCCCGACGGTGACACGGATGCCGCCGCAACCGCTGACCCGGACGCCGCGCGCGCCGGAACCGCGAGCCCCTCTTCCACCAGTACCTCGGCGTCGATGACCCACGCCTGGCTGATCACCGGGCCGCCCGGCTCCGGGCGCTCCAACCTGGCGTTCGCGTTCGCCACCGCGCTGCTCAGCGACGGCACGCCCCAGGGGGACACGTCCACTGGCCGCCTCGTCGACGCGCGCACCCACCCCGACCTCACCGTGCTCAGCACCGAGGGCGTCATCATCAAGATGGAATCCGTGAAAGAGGCCGTAGCCCGGTCGCAGTACTCCCCATCGGTGGGTCGGTACCGGGTCGTTGTCGTCGAAGACGCCGACCGCATGGTCGAGCGCACCTCCAACGTGCTGCTCAAGGCGCTCGAGGAGCCGCCGGAGCGCACCGTGTGGATCCTCTGCGCCCCCAGCGAGGCCGACCTGCTGCCCACGATCCGCTCCCGGGTGCGCACCGTGCGCCTGCGGGTGCCGAGCATCGCCGACGTGGCGACCCTGCTCATCCGCCGCACCGGCGTGGACCCGACGATCGCCGAACGGGCGGCGCGGGAGGCACAGAGCCACATCGGAATGGCCCTGCGGCTGGCGACCAACGCCGAGGCCCGGGCCCGCCGGGAGGAAACCCTGCGTGCGGCCCTCGGTCTCACCGGGGTGTCCAGCGCGGTGAACGCCGCCGCCCGGCTGCTGGCCATCGCCGGCGACGACGCCAAGGCGATCACCCTCGAGCGCGATGCCACCGAGCGTGAGGGTGTGCTGCGCTCGCTCGGTGTGGAGCCGGGCCAGTCTGTGCCGCCCGCGCTGCGCGGCCAGATCAAGGCCCTCGAAGACGACCAGAAACGCCGCGCCACCCGCAGTCTGCGGGACGGCATCGACCGGATCCTGGTGGATCTTACCTCGCTGTACCGGGATGTGATGATGGTGCAGTTGGGCCGGGACGACACCCTGATCAACCTCGAATTACTGCCCGAACTCCGCCGCGCCGCGAACGCCTGCGCGCCGGCCGCGACCGTGGCCACGATGGATGCCATCGCCCTGGCCCGGCAACGCATCGAAGCGAATGTGGCCCCGGCACTGGCACTCGAGGCCATGCTGGTCTCGATGATCCGCCGCTGA
- a CDS encoding alpha/beta hydrolase: MSKRTRVFTTMAAAVALTLGLTGCVPWFLPQPAPSTSTPTGENVEGDLAPFYGQVLAWTDCEDGMHCTTATAPLDWDDPAAGSVDLALVRHPATGDRIGSLLVNPGGPGGSGYDFVKDSVDYATDAALQARYDIVGFDPRGVGKSSAVACYDPAQMDEYLYGLTTAERGSDAWLQEQEASAAGFAAACADKTGALLGEVDTKSAARDLDLLRAVLGDKQLNYLGFSYGTFLGATYAELYPDKVGRLVLDGALDPSTSNFEVTSTQAKGFESALRAYLTDCLAGKDCPFDGTVDDAMATISALLASVDASPITASDGRQLGANSLLTAIIYPLYQATAWSYLSDMFEGVLQGSADGAMQFADAYNGRNADGTYLDNSTEAFMAINCVDYAYNADPASMRAEAAQIEQIAPTIGKYMAYGDISCAAWPYTFTGERQEIHASGAAPILVVGTTNDPATPYVWAQNLAAQLDSGQLVTYEGEGHTAYNKSNSCVNDAVDNYLIDGTVPATDPMC; encoded by the coding sequence GTGAGCAAGCGCACACGCGTATTCACGACCATGGCGGCCGCGGTGGCGCTCACGCTCGGACTGACCGGCTGCGTGCCGTGGTTCCTGCCGCAACCGGCGCCGTCCACCTCCACTCCCACCGGGGAGAACGTGGAGGGCGACCTCGCCCCCTTCTACGGCCAGGTGCTGGCGTGGACCGACTGCGAGGACGGCATGCACTGCACCACCGCGACCGCCCCGCTGGACTGGGACGACCCAGCCGCCGGGTCGGTCGACCTGGCGCTGGTGCGGCACCCCGCCACGGGTGACCGGATCGGGTCCCTGCTGGTCAACCCCGGCGGCCCGGGCGGCTCCGGTTACGACTTCGTCAAGGACTCCGTGGACTACGCGACGGATGCCGCACTGCAGGCCCGTTACGACATCGTCGGCTTCGACCCGCGCGGGGTCGGCAAGTCCTCGGCCGTGGCCTGTTACGACCCGGCGCAAATGGACGAGTACCTGTATGGGCTCACCACCGCCGAGCGTGGCAGCGACGCCTGGCTCCAGGAGCAGGAGGCCAGCGCCGCGGGCTTCGCGGCCGCCTGCGCGGACAAGACCGGCGCCTTGCTCGGCGAGGTCGACACCAAGAGCGCCGCCCGCGACCTCGACCTGCTCCGCGCCGTGCTCGGCGACAAACAGCTCAACTACCTGGGCTTCTCCTACGGCACTTTCCTCGGCGCCACCTATGCGGAGCTGTACCCCGACAAGGTCGGCCGCCTCGTGCTCGACGGCGCACTGGACCCGTCCACCAGCAACTTCGAAGTGACCAGCACCCAGGCCAAGGGGTTCGAGAGCGCGCTGCGGGCCTACCTCACCGACTGCCTGGCCGGCAAGGACTGCCCGTTCGACGGCACCGTCGACGACGCCATGGCCACCATCTCGGCCTTGCTCGCCTCGGTCGACGCCAGCCCCATCACCGCCTCGGACGGCCGCCAACTCGGCGCGAACTCGCTGCTCACCGCCATCATCTACCCGCTCTACCAGGCCACCGCGTGGAGCTACCTCAGCGACATGTTCGAGGGCGTTTTGCAGGGCAGCGCCGACGGCGCCATGCAGTTCGCGGATGCCTACAACGGCCGCAACGCCGACGGCACCTACCTGGACAACTCCACTGAGGCGTTCATGGCCATCAACTGCGTGGACTACGCCTACAACGCCGACCCGGCCAGCATGCGGGCCGAGGCCGCCCAGATCGAGCAGATCGCGCCCACCATCGGCAAGTACATGGCCTACGGCGACATCTCCTGCGCGGCGTGGCCGTACACCTTCACCGGAGAACGCCAGGAGATCCACGCCAGCGGCGCCGCCCCGATCCTGGTCGTGGGCACCACCAACGACCCGGCCACACCGTACGTGTGGGCGCAGAACCTCGCTGCACAGCTGGACAGCGGCCAGCTGGTGACCTACGAGGGAGAGGGGCACACGGCGTACAACAAGTCGAACTCCTGCGTGAACGACGCCGTGGACAACTACCTCATCGACGGCACGGTGCCCGCGACCGACCCGATGTGCTGA